Proteins from one Xenopus tropicalis strain Nigerian chromosome 1, UCB_Xtro_10.0, whole genome shotgun sequence genomic window:
- the LOC100271753 gene encoding secretory calcium-binding phosphoprotein acidic 2 precursor translates to MKTVLLFVCLFGLAFAYTNSSSSSSESSESSKSDSSDSSSEESHTTGPAVTATAKRLTFPRGDNFRARRDLVLNLLKRDLKGKKRGSSSESDDSTTHSEDRSSTTKSTSTHSHSSESSEEHTNPTLQKVVFTPEPNTSEESSEERTTKIPVV, encoded by the exons ATGAAGACAGTGTTGCTCTTTGTTTGTCTTTTTGGCCTTGCCTTTGCATACACA aaTTCGTCATCCTCATCAAGTGAAAGCAGTGAGAGCAGTAAGTCTGACTCTTCTGATTCATCTTCTGAAGAGAGTCATACTACAGGACCTGCTGTGACAGCAACTGCTAAACGACTTACCTTTCCCAGAGGAGACAATTTTAGAGCAAGACGGGACCTTGTTTTGAATCTGCTCAAGCGTGATTTGAAAGGAAAAAAG AGAGGATCTAGCAGTGAATCTGATGACAGCACAACACATTCAGAGGATCGCAGCTCAACCACAAAGAGCACCAGTACCCACTCCCATTCCTCAGAAAGTTCTGAAGAACACACAAATCCCACTCTGCAGAAAGTTGTTTTTACACCTGAGCCTAACACATCTGAGGAAAGCTCTGAAGAGAGAACAACCAAGATTCCTGTTGTTTAG
- the LOC100271753 gene encoding secretory calcium-binding phosphoprotein acidic 2 isoform X1, producing the protein MVFTQKMKTVLLFVCLFGLAFAYTNSSSSSSESSESSKSDSSDSSSEESHTTGPAVTATAKRLTFPRGDNFRARRDLVLNLLKRDLKGKKRGSSSESDDSTTHSEDRSSTTKSTSTHSHSSESSEEHTNPTLQKVVFTPEPNTSEESSEERTTKIPVV; encoded by the exons ATG GTATTTACTCAAAAAATGAAGACAGTGTTGCTCTTTGTTTGTCTTTTTGGCCTTGCCTTTGCATACACA aaTTCGTCATCCTCATCAAGTGAAAGCAGTGAGAGCAGTAAGTCTGACTCTTCTGATTCATCTTCTGAAGAGAGTCATACTACAGGACCTGCTGTGACAGCAACTGCTAAACGACTTACCTTTCCCAGAGGAGACAATTTTAGAGCAAGACGGGACCTTGTTTTGAATCTGCTCAAGCGTGATTTGAAAGGAAAAAAG AGAGGATCTAGCAGTGAATCTGATGACAGCACAACACATTCAGAGGATCGCAGCTCAACCACAAAGAGCACCAGTACCCACTCCCATTCCTCAGAAAGTTCTGAAGAACACACAAATCCCACTCTGCAGAAAGTTGTTTTTACACCTGAGCCTAACACATCTGAGGAAAGCTCTGAAGAGAGAACAACCAAGATTCCTGTTGTTTAG